TTTGACTGGGATCCGATTATGTTGTTATGGCGAGGTTTATTTATCGTGGGTATAATGATTCAGATTGTGCAGTTTGAAGAGTTTTCAACTGGTGTCCTCAGTGGTTGCAGTGCCTAAATTATTGGTTTATTCTTAATTGGTTAGTGCACCCAATCATGATCTCACAGTAGCCTGAAAATGTCTGTCACTCGGAAATATACAAGATTTCCATCAATTATTTTAACGTTGTACATGCATACACAActatattcatttcattttcatcatgtatttttattgaaatttgGGAAAAATCTATTATAATTCACATCAAACCTGCACTTAATACACATTTGCCACTGTTTGTGAGAACATAAGCATATGTGTttctttgtgtatgtatgtgcgtgtgtttgtgtgtgtgcagcagtgtgAAGTCTCAGCCACCCCTGGGTTTCTCTTGCATAATTGACAATATTTCATCTGTAGCTCTGCAGATGGGCGCTTTGGCTAATGCTCcagtttcacattttcatgtggATTCATATGTATGTCACAAATATATGCTTAGTGACTGGCTTGAAAATGTTGATAACAACAAATTATTCTTAGATTAGTTATAGTATATAAAATGATCTTATTTACAGTTGTGTTAGAGCAAATGTATCCTCTGTGATACATGTACTTATCTCTGATTGCAATGGATAATTATTGATTAGCATGTGTGACATCTATTCTCTCCTGTCAGCTTTTCTCCATCTTTGCATTTGCAACATGTGGAGGCTACTCTGGTCAGATGAAGGTTCGAGTGGACTGTGCAGACAAGACACAGAGCAACATCACCATCAGCTTTGCATACCCATTTCGGTGATTACTTCTTCCCCATATCCTTCCCTTTTCTCgttgatattttaaaatgtataattctgTAATTATGTTGGCTTTTCATTCAGTAATGATTTTATGATTGGAGGGGCTTTGGAAACATTTCGCATAAACACACATCAAGGCACTGTGTCTAACTTCTTCTTTTGGTTGtgcgtgacttttttttttcttctcatttttgacCCTAAATTGTCTGTCATTGAATTCTGTCATGGTTGGACCTTGTTGATACTCTGGATCCACGTCTTCCTCTGATTTCCAACTGTGTCCACCCGTGTTTATCTGTATAAAACCGCCTTGTCTTTGTTGGGTCATTGTATGCAGTATGTCTTGTCCTCTGTCCTTATGCATGCCTTGCTCCATGTTTTGTGAATAAATCCCACTTTTAAGTACAAGTCGTGTGAATGTGTCCTCCACCTCTTTGCCAGCACTGGACAATTTctgttatttgttttttaacataattttttttcatctctacACAATTACATTGAATTAATGGGTATTCTCTGTTTTGTAATAATACTCACGTTCTCAGAATTCACTAATGAAGCCATTTACATAATACAATCAAGAACAACATGCCCTGCAGAGGACATGCCTATGGTTTCTATAGAAAGTCTCCCATCCCTTTTGATTTATTAGTACTAACTGCCTTTGGCCTATTAGTAACTTTTCTTATCAATGCCCCGATAGCTTGGTCATTTAATTAGTTGGATATTCCCATCTAAGCAGTGTGTTGGTGACAAGTTTTATAACCTTCTTCTAACTTCTCCTGCTGACAGAGGGAATTCATTGGCCATACACATGATTCAAGACATGATTAATCAAATCAGGAAACCATCACTCTGTGGTTTTAGTTCTGATTCTGAAGTCCCTATTTTAGGTGATTTTGCCAGTGGACACGTGTCAGTATGGGGACATTGACTGCTTTATGGTTACACACCCCTTACACAATAAACTTCAATGCATTTTAGTGACACAGTTCTATCACTACATTTTGAGCCACATTAGAGTCCTCTTTTGCATCAGACAGTATGTCCAGCCTGTGCACCACATATGCAGTGAGCCTTGGTCAAATATAATTCTGTCATCCCCGACCTGGAGCTGCTATGACCAAGTGGTCTAAACATTATAATTTGGGACAAAAGACTCACTTGCTGCTGAGTTTCTCCCATCCATGCCAAAGTAACAAAGCAAATCAATCACCTGACTGCATAgctaaaaatgtatgtgttttattgtcCAGTGtctaatgtgaaaaaaaaacatattttcagagggtataaatatgtaaatatgtagaagttaaatatgcaaatacagggagtgcagaattattaggcaaatgagtattttgtccacatcatcctcttcatgcatgttgtcttacttcaagctgtataggctcgaaagcctactaccaattaagcatattaggtgatgtgcatctctgtaatgagaaggggtgtggtctaatgacatcaacaccctatatcaggtgtgcataattattaggcaactttctttcctttggcaaaatgggtcaaaagaaggacttgacaggctcataaaagtaaaaaaatagtgagatatcttgcagagggatgcagcactcttaaaattgcaaagcttctgaagcgtgatcatcgaacaatcaagcgtttcattcaaaatagtcagcagggtcgcaagaagcgtgcggaaaaaccaaggagcaaaataactgcccatgaactgagaaaagtcaagtgtgcagctaccaagatgccacttgccaccagtttggccatatttcagagctgcaacatcactggagtgcccaaaagcacaaggtgtgcaatactcagagacatggccaaggtaagaaaggctgaaagacgaccaccactgaacaagacacacaagctgaaacgtcaagactgggccaagaaatatctcaagactgatttttctaaggttttatggactgatgaaatgagactgagtcttgatgggccacatggatgggcctgtggctggattggtaaagggcagagagcaccagtccgactcagacgccagcaaggtggaggtggagtactggtttgggctggtatcatcaaagatgagcttgtggggccttttcgggttgaggatggagtcaagctcaacttccagtcctactgccagtttctggaagacaccttcttcaagcagtggtacaggaagaagtctgcatccttcaagaaaaacatgattttcatgcaggacaatgctccaccacacgcgtccaagtactccacagcgtggctggcaagaaagggtataaaagaagaaaaactaatgacatggcctccttgttcacctgatctgaaccccattgagaacctgtggtccatcatcaaatgtgagatttacaaggagggaaaacggtacacctctctgaacagtgtctggggggctgtggttgctgctgcacgcaatgttgatggtgaacagatcaaaacactgacagaatccatggatggcaggcttttgagtgtccttgcaaagaaaggtggctatattggtcgctgatttgtttttgaatgtcagaaatgtatatttgtgaatgtggagatgttatattggtttcactggtaaaaataattgaaatgggtatatatttgttttttgttaagttgcctaataattatgcacagtaatagtcacctgcacacacagatatccccctaaaatagctaaaaataaaaactacttccaaaaacattcagctttgatattaatgttgttcaataataaaattattcctcaaaaatacaactttccTAATAATTCCGCACTCCCTGTAATATAGTGACCTAAGTGTAACTGTGGAACTGCCTCTTGTGGTTTTAATAATTAgttgtattatttaataatggATTGTATTATCAGTCAATTCTCCATCTGCCAGGTTCCAACTGGTGCATTTCAACGCCCCCCTGTGTGAGCGGAAGAGAGAAGAGACTGTGTTTTTGGAAGGAGATTTCTCGACCTCTGCTCAGTTTTTTGTCAGCGTCTCTGTCTTTGCATTTCTTTACTCCCTTCTGGCTACAGTAGTGTACTTTTTCTATCAGAACAAATACCGTGAGAATAACAGGGGACCTCTCCTGGTGAGTATGGACATTTTTTTGATTTATACGAATGTTACTTTCAGATATCAGTCGTCTAgatttacatgtacagtatttGGTAGATGttcttatccaaagtgacttcaATGTGTCTATCACTGTAATTCTTCATTTACTTCACTAGGACcaaatatgaaaatatcatTAGTTTAATGACTCTGAATCCTTATCTAGATGTTTCTTTTATGTATGACTCTAACAGGACTTCTTGGTGACTGTGATCTTCTCATTCCTGTGGCTGGTGAGTTCATGCTCCTGGGCGAAGGCTCTGTCAGGAGTAAAGGAAGCAGTGGGAAACAAACAGATTCTGTTCCTCATGTCTGCCTGTAGGGATTCAGGCAATGAGTGCAGTATTTCAGACATGCCACTTTGGTCCCGTCTGAACACATCAGTGGTGAGTAAATTGAATACATTGTGGTGACCCACATGTGATGCCTTTTAGCATACTTCATACTACATGTAATATTTatccaaaaaaaatctcttcagTCAGGGaacattttaattgtaaaatgtctTGGCTGACTGAAATGTCATCTGGTATATTTAAGATTTTTCATATGGTCCTCAAGTGCATTGCTCCTGTGTTTGAGTGGCAGCCATGCAGCTCTATTTGaaaatgtacagtaaatgtACATGCAAAAGATGCATCTTTGAAATGGCCCTGGCAATGAAGCATTTCACCCACACAGGAAGggataattttttaaaatgtatttatgtcatGTTGGAAGAAGTGGGTGGGTGATGCTCCCTCTGCACAGGACCATCTCATTTTGGACATCTCTGCTCtgtttgcacattcctgcacattttgcacatgtttgtcttgtcttccTTGTCCTGtatgaaatatccaacatatccactcacTCATCcactgttcgacctgttcattgtataGAACAGTTCTACTTTATGTACAGtattttagttagtatagtttagtttagtgtgtacatttttcttttatgattgcactaaacattatttcaacacacggtatactgtgtaaaGAATGAACGCACTTTGATTAAActctatttcattttgaaaaatttCTTTAAACACATGGACGACAGTGTATATAGatgtacaatacaggccaaaagtttggacaccttctcattcaatgtgttttctttatcttcatgatcttttacgttggtagatcctcactgaaggcatcagaactatgaatgaacacatgtggagttctgtacttaacaaaaaaaggtgaaataaatgaaaacatgttttataatctagtttcttcaaaatagccaccctttgttcttcccagaggtgtttagcacttgttggcccctttgccttcactctgcggtccagctcaccccaaaccatctcgattgggttcaggtccagtgactgtggaggccaggtcatctgccttAGCACTCCACCactcttcatagttttgatgccttcagtgagaatctaccaaaatgtaaatggtcatgaaaataaagaaaacacattgaatgagaagatgcgacttacaatcagtaattacagggatgACACTgaaggacacaatgatagtaagtggggtttgaacctgcgactttgtgctcttctggtttataggtgggtgtgttaaccactagacTATTACCACCTTTATATAGTAAATTTGTAAATTTACCCCAGACAGACACTAACGTTTCATGCATTCAAGTATGCTGACATAGACTAGTGGTCGTGCAATTCTTTGTTGTCAGACAAaagatattttaatattaattagaGCTGACAAAGATCTCTACAACCCAACTTGATCAATATGTGTAAGACATATTATGATGAGgacattagaaaaaaaagtgtctaaCATATTGACatcattatataatataaatgccatcataaaaaattgtatttaatgaCGTGCTGCTTTTCCCCTCATCCGCTAGGTTTTTGGATTTCTGAACTTCATTTTGTGGGGTGGCAACATCTGGTTTGCTTATAAAGAAACTGGCCTGCACAAGCGTACTCAGAGATATCCTACAAGAATCCTATCTGAAAAACAGAGGAGCTTCAGCCAAAGGCAGTACAGCCAGTGCAGCTTCGACCAATCGTTTGGCCAACAGCTTTATCGGCAGGTTAGCTTTGACCAATCAGGGGATGGCTTTGGCCTGGCACAAACAAATCTAGTACAGCCACCCGTCTTCGAACAGGTGAGCAACCCAAACTCCAGAGGACCACTCATATTTATTAATGAGATGTAAGTACCATGGAAAGGAGCACTCAttattctattaaaaaatatatgttgaATTGGAATCTAACTGTGGCCTGTACTATGTGATGTCTGTGGAGtggatatatatttaattattttaatagatGATTCCAGATTCACTTGAAAGCATTGCCTTGCTAAGCATTGTCAACCCCACAATACCACAATACTCGAAATCTATATAGAAGCTCCACAAGATGGTTGAGTTTGCTGGTTTTCTCAAGGAAACTTAGTGCACATGCATTGTGGTCTCCAAAGACTATTATCCCAGCCTGTATTAAATACctaataacacatttatttttgatgTCGGCTGATTTTAATTCATTGATCCCTCAAAACTGCATAAATTGATCAGGATTTTAGCATTACAGTATTCTTAGCATTACAATGCTTTTAGGGTGCTGGTTCAGAAATGTTAATTAATGGTAAATAGTTAATATTAATCTTCGCTGTGGTTCAACATTTATTGTAATATCATTAATCTATAGTATTAATATTCTAAAactgctgtttctgttttgactgtgttaATCATTACGTACTTGATAAAGAAATTCAGtgtattatgaataaaatgttaaagAACTGTGTTAagttttaaatggttttaaaagaaaaccacaTTTCACGAATTTGGATTAGGGTTACATTCaagcaaagagaattttttAATATcgcattttttctgttttagtttTCATAATACTTTAAGAAATGCTTTTCATCAAGACAGAAGAGTCTAACATCATGGTCCAAGTCAAGGTTTATTAAGAAATGAGTAAGGGATGTGTCCTCACAATGGACAGGAATCCAGGAGACAGGAGTGACACCCACACTGCTGTGCCACAGGGTCATTTAATAGCTACTGCACCTCGTTTTCACTATGCAACATGCAAACAAATTGTGCAAGCACTGTTTCATCTAAGGCAGGACATGTAAAGGTCATAACAGCCCCAAGCACtaggtgtgtttgggtgtggcACTTTTAATAGTGAATATGATGGGTGTCAGAACACAAGAAAGAGATAAACAGGAATTGAATATTGTAATGAGTTTAAGAAATGTTGAAATAACAAATATTCATATCACGCACTACAGGAAATTGAAGACAGGAAATATACAGGAAATTATGTCTTCTTACAAAACAAGAACTGCAGTTATAATGAAACTCTAATTCAATTCTtagaacttaaaaaaataaaaagaattagGTCTGATCTTTTAGATAATGCAACCCAAGCCAATTAAACTGCAAAGGGTAATTGGCTGTAAGGTCAGATcggcacacacacagctcctgtCTCTAGATGTCCtagtgagaaagaaagaagatgaTAAAGCCAGCACCACACAAGCATGCAACACAGATCTATAAATACCCTACAATATACCACGCCATGTTGGGGACGACCAGTACACACCAAAATAGTGCAGCCCCCGGCAGAGGAGACCTATAGCCAAATGTGGGTCTGGCCTTGCACAGAAGCAACCtacacagaaacaaagagaGAACAGACTCCTCTCCAAACCTGACCAGAATTCCATTTTGAATGGTTATTAAAAGACAAACAAAGCAaccaaacaagaaaacaaatcaACCAACAAACGAAATATAGCTGAAACGACAATAAAACTCACTTGAACAAGAAATTAAAGGCATAAAAATCTCAAATCTAATTAAACGCAGAGGAACAAATAAACACTTTCTGATCAGAGGTAGCGTAACAAAATAAAGGCATTTCATGAACGAGTGAATGACAGCATCCAATGAACACTTAATTTCCAGCAACTCAATACCATCACTAACAGTATAGATATTAACGTGGTGCAGGCAGAACATGCTTCTGGCACCCATAATAACACTATATACATTTCAAATCCAATGTTGATGAATAGATGTGCTAGAAGTCACTGAAAATATAGAGCtactattaaattattaaacaaataatcTCCACTTATTAATGGACATAGaaggacatttttaatataacatAGAAGCACAGGTTGTTAATATTTGGAACTCAGATTCGTGGTTGGAATTTGCGTAcactcctccttgaaccgtctCCTTATCGTaatggaggagtttgagagccctaatgatcctgggagctatgttgtctggggcacttggtgcccctggtagggtctcaaatgacaaattggtcttacaTAAAGGGTAAGtgaaagaacggttcagaagatctttcatggaaggaaaaacaaagagcaagTGTACCCGGCCTGGAGGGCTACTGGgttcccaccctggagccagacCTGGGATTGGGGCCCGTGAGCGAGCGCCTGGTGGCTATTGGAACATGGAACGTCACTTCTCtggtggggaaggagctggagcttgtggaagaggtgtAGTGGTACCagctagatatagtcggactcaaCTCGACatatagcattggctctggaacccaagtccttgagagaggttggacactcacCTTTGCTGAAGTTGCTCCGTGTGAGAGgcagagggctggggttggctttttgttaaccccaagactctcagcctgtttgttggggtttacactgggggacgagagggtagcttctCTCCGCCTTCGGATCTGGGAATGGGTCgtgactgttgtttgcgcttatgcgcaaataacagctcagagtacccaccctttctAGCACTCCCTGGGACAAGTGCTAGATAATGCTCCGACTgtggactccattgtcctgctgggggacttcaatgcTCATGTTGGTTGAATGTCTGGTTGACAGTTGAATCTCTGGCCGTGGAACtgctgtggaccagctctttacccttgctagggtgatggagggggcatgggagtttgcccaaccaattcacatgtgttttgtggatttggagcatgcttatgaccgtgtccccaggggcacatTTTGGGaggcgctccaggagtatggggtggatggccttttgttaagggccattcagttcctgtaccagaggagcgtgagcttGGTCCACATAGCCGCCAGTAAGTCAGACCTGATTCCGGTGAGGGTTAGACTCCACCAGGGCTGTCCTTTGTCAccagttctgttcataacctatagaatttggacagaatttctaggtgcagccgtggtgtggagggtgtcgagtttggtggcaggagaatcttgtctctgctttttgcagatgatgtggtcctcctagcttcatcaggctcttgctgggtaggtttgcAGCTGAGTGTAAAgcagctgggatgaggatcagcacctccaaatctgagaccatggttctcatccggccgaaatgagtttcctccgtagggtggccgggcgcagccttagagatagggtgaggagctcggacattcggtaGGAATTCAGAGTAAAGCCGCTGCTCCTCCGCATCaaaaggagccagttgaggtggttcaggcatctggtcaggattcACACAATGGCTTTCAAAGTGGACATTCAATTGCTCAAATTCAAAtacaaaattgtatttgtcacgtacacagtcttacacggtatgatatgaaGTGAAATTCAGATCATACTTTTGCGagtgctattgacctcaatattgccaatgttgcaagtattcaagtggaaccaatatgcaaatattgcaaacataaccaaatattacaatgttctgtttttaaacataaaatatgtgtaacaggtatgGTGAAGgtatgcaaatgtgtaaagtgaagtgcaAAATTCTCTGgagattgagtccagaagtgattgaaagtgctggagtgtatgtagtgttgttgttgttaagaGCTTGTATAGCCTGCATTCCTCATTCTCTCAGTGTTGGACTTCAGCTGCATAATCAAATCCCATAAGGTTGCTAAGCAAATGGCAAGTAGCATCCTGGTGGGCGTGCACAGAGTCAAATAGCAGCCCTTTAACAACAAGATGTTTTTAAAGCAGGTTGCACATTCTGAAGCCACAACATTATACTCACTTGTACATGTGAATATTTAGCAGAGCTGAAGCCACCCCTTTCCAAAGGCGCAGTCTTGATCTTGTCTAAATTGGCCAATGAAGCAGCTCCTTATCCACGACACATGATAATTAAGGGGTGCAAAAGATGCAATTAGACCTTTTAACTCGTCAAAAGACCCATCTTGGCCCAACATCAAATGCTCAGTTCCACAGACCGACTACCGCGATGGTAACTGCCTGCAGGTGCCTGACACACATTAATACTAATGCCTCCAGATTGCAACGTAGGTGTCCTTTTCTGTTTACAGCTGTGGCCACCATGACAACGGTGCCAGCAGGAAATGAAAGGTTATGTTAAAGTATGTGCCACAGCTGTTAAGGCCAGAGACAAGCTAGGGAGGGTGAGGATATGTATGAACAGCagcagttgttgtttttatttatcagcagcattcaaatgaaaaaaaaaagaaaaatgcatcaTTTGCAAAGTGAAAGTAACAactttattaaaagaacatattgaattgctgtaattaaataaaaacatgcttGATTAATAATGTATGTTTATATAGCGAAATTTATAGTGTTGAATTTATTTCAATTGTAATAACAGCATTTAAGATTAAATATAGAACTATTCAGACATTCCAGTCAAactaaaatcattaaaaaagtcAGAACCTTTTTTCAGTTTGCCATGTAAGCAATTTCACTTAGAATTTAGCTTTAAATTTGGATAGGAACCCAGCTTTAAGTTCAATTGGAAATTCAAGCTGACACCCGGAAGTTGGGGGAATAGAAGTCAAGTGCAGAGCTCATCCTCACGAACGAAAATTACGGTTTCTGTGAACTCAGCATAGTGCACAAATTAAAGTACATTCACAGGCTGCAGGAGCGCATAACACAATGGTTCAAACGGTAAGCACTACTTTGTGTGTTAGtccttttgtctttctttcaaTAAATGTTCACGTCTTTATTTCTGGAACACATTACTGTTTGGATAAAATGCTGAAATTGTATGGTCTTCATACACATTAAAGTGTCATATTTTTataatcagtaaatgttcaccAGTGGGATTTGAGACATAATCTAAAATTTGAGGATCTCGAAATCAGTTGTGATGCGGTGGCCTCATTGGAAacatacatttcattatttttattattactaatggtggcagtggtggcctagcggttaaggaagtgaccctgtaatcagaaggttgccggttcgaatcctgatctgccaaggtgccactgaggtgcaacacactgctccccgggcgcccactccccacacactgctcctcatggctgcccactgctcactcagggtgatgggttaaatgcagaggacaaatttcagtgtgtgcactgtgtgctatgctgctgtgtatcacatgtgacaatcacttcactttgttttaATGGGCTTTCCTGTGCACGTAAACTCATGTgggtttgttcttttcatattaagtaATAcgaactagttttaagaaaccaTTTTATTTCTTCGTCCatttgtggcgccccctggatggatggcatcCTTAGCACTTGCCTATTTTGCCTATGCCTGTTCAACTTTGTACAGTCcatgacaaaagtcttgtcacttatctattttgtagaaacaccttctattaacctgacttttaattaatcagttggtgttagaaataacttatatgaaaagctaaaacttaatacattgaaatgaaaaaagatttatcatttaatcaagacagaaaggtcacattttggcaagacaaaagttttgtcgcctatacaggctgtgagatccaaatttaatatcttgtatgacttccatgagtgtgaaggactgcatccatgcggtttggtaaggattcatacaatttattgatgaagtcatcaggaatagcaaagaaagcagtcttgcatgcctcccagagttcatcaatagtCTTTGGTTTCCTCTTCCATGCCTCCTTTTTCATTCTACCctacacatgctcaatgatgtctggtgactgggctgtcCCTTTAAAGGCTAGTCCCTTTAAATGTAATTCTCTCTTTTAAATTAGCACAAGCAGATTATCTATCATCATTGACATCACCCATGGAAAAAATAGTGTTCCCTTGTTCTTGATACACCATACTTGATTAATCTCAAAGTTGTGCCTCCATCTTGTGGTAGCCTTGGAAACTTCATCACTTGACCCTAGAACAGTTGTATCTGTCCTTGGCTAAACAGCTTTTTAGATGGAGTTATCTAGGTGAGGATATCTAGGATTGATTTTGG
This sequence is a window from Denticeps clupeoides unplaced genomic scaffold, fDenClu1.1, whole genome shotgun sequence. Protein-coding genes within it:
- the synprb gene encoding synaptoporin b, yielding MCMVIFAPLFSIFAFATCGGYSGQMKVRVDCADKTQSNITISFAYPFRFQLVHFNAPLCERKREETVFLEGDFSTSAQFFVSVSVFAFLYSLLATVVYFFYQNKYRENNRGPLLDFLVTVIFSFLWLVSSCSWAKALSGVKEAVGNKQILFLMSACRDSGNECSISDMPLWSRLNTSVVFGFLNFILWGGNIWFAYKETGLHKRTQRYPTRILSEKQRSFSQRQYSQCSFDQSFGQQLYRQVSFDQSGDGFGLAQTNLVQPPVFEQVSNPNSRGPLIFINEM